The genomic DNA TTCCCCCAGCGTGTCCCAGCGCCAGCGAGAATGCAAGCCGCCCCAACCGTCGAACACGCCTGCGGCTTGGCCTTTGAGAGTTGCCGCGATATGTTGAGTCGAGTTCAGCCGTTGGCGCAAGTGGCTACCGAACGCTGGGCGATGCCGAGCCAGCGGCCCCATACTGGACGTCGCATCCGTCGACCCATTTTCCCAAGCAAGCGTGCCGCTTCTACACACCGGACCGCGAGACGTTTCCCTCTTTTGCCACATCATAAAGATACTTACGTGCTGACATCAACTTTCGTTTACTTTGATCTGGGTAAAGTCTTGGTGACATTCGATCCGGAGATCGCGTGCCGCCAGGTAGGGCAACTGCTGGGATGCGATTCGCCGACGATTCGCGCGGCGATGTACGACAGTGGCATCGAAGAACTGCTGGAATCGGGAAAGATCCACGAAGCGGAGTTCCTCGATCGATTGTTCACCCATGTCGGCCGCAGCGCTGCGGCCGACGACGTCTTAGAAGCGATGAGCGCGATGTTCCGTTTAAACACATCGATGCTGCCCGTCGTTTCGCGATTGGTGAACGAAGGAATTCCGATGGGAATCCTATCGAACACCTGCGGCCCGCACTGGGATTGGATCCAGCGGCAGAATTACGGGCTGCTACGGCTGATCGGCCCGCGGGCAGCTTTGAGCTACAAAATCGGCTGCATGAAACCCGATCCGCAGATTTACAGCGCGGCGGCCGAAATCGCCGGTTTCGCAGCGGATCAGATCCTGTTCATCGACGATCGAATTGAAAACGTTCAAGGGGCGACCGATTGCGGATGGCGAGCGATTCACTACGTCGACACACCAACGCTCGTGCGAGATCTTCGCGCGATGGGGTACCGCTGTTTCGTTTGAGTTTCGCTACAATCGGGGAACGCAGTGTTGCCAATTGCCACCAACCTCTTCCAACCGATTCGGGGCTGAGTCTTTCCTGTGTCTGATACAACTGAACGTTCTTCCTCCGCTGGCTTATTACCTCCGCGAACCGTCGCGGTCATCGATATCGGCGCCACCAGCATTCGCATGGCCGTGGCCGA from Rosistilla carotiformis includes the following:
- a CDS encoding HAD family hydrolase, yielding MLTSTFVYFDLGKVLVTFDPEIACRQVGQLLGCDSPTIRAAMYDSGIEELLESGKIHEAEFLDRLFTHVGRSAAADDVLEAMSAMFRLNTSMLPVVSRLVNEGIPMGILSNTCGPHWDWIQRQNYGLLRLIGPRAALSYKIGCMKPDPQIYSAAAEIAGFAADQILFIDDRIENVQGATDCGWRAIHYVDTPTLVRDLRAMGYRCFV